One window from the genome of Candidatus Chlorohelix allophototropha encodes:
- a CDS encoding ParB/RepB/Spo0J family partition protein, translating to MTAKRNNNSNTAGTRRELWQQDVGADEAPTGRLTWIRSDLIDPNPRQPRKTLDRVALEELKASIEAQGILQPLLVMREKPAAPNADTRYTLIAGQRRLTAARELGKKLVPVLILSETDPQGSLLNAITENVQRRALAPWEEGESYHLLASEFNMTQAEIAQRLGKSGEAGRVYVAERISIAENLDPEARRILLHQTTDSLLDNSQFVAQATLSDFIHNIEPGGELSYGVGVVRELSRIPRERQRVAAEAIRTLETQLGRKPSSSEAIKLLKGYRGVKAQRRGGGELSSHNSKLVQKEQPKQNEQPILPGLSEEPENEPKPSIKLADLEIIRRWGGNGKEKPLSREELITLLRQDLERLESGD from the coding sequence ATGACAGCGAAACGCAACAACAATTCCAATACTGCCGGAACACGGCGCGAGTTGTGGCAGCAAGACGTAGGCGCGGACGAAGCGCCCACCGGCAGGCTTACTTGGATTCGCTCTGACCTGATAGACCCAAACCCACGCCAGCCTCGTAAAACCCTCGACCGCGTGGCGTTGGAAGAATTGAAAGCCAGTATCGAAGCGCAGGGGATACTCCAGCCGTTGTTGGTTATGCGCGAAAAACCCGCCGCACCAAACGCTGATACCCGTTATACCCTTATCGCCGGACAACGTCGCCTTACCGCCGCACGCGAACTTGGCAAAAAGCTAGTGCCGGTACTGATTTTGAGCGAAACCGACCCGCAAGGTTCGTTGCTCAACGCCATTACCGAGAACGTACAACGGCGCGCACTTGCTCCGTGGGAAGAGGGCGAAAGCTATCACTTGCTCGCCTCGGAATTCAATATGACTCAAGCGGAAATCGCACAGCGATTGGGCAAAAGCGGCGAGGCTGGCAGGGTTTATGTAGCCGAACGCATCTCTATTGCGGAGAATCTTGACCCAGAAGCACGCCGAATTTTGTTGCATCAGACCACCGATAGTTTGTTAGATAATTCACAATTTGTAGCTCAGGCTACTCTTAGTGATTTTATTCACAATATTGAACCGGGCGGCGAACTCAGCTACGGGGTAGGGGTAGTGCGAGAACTTTCTCGCATTCCGCGAGAACGTCAGCGTGTAGCAGCAGAAGCAATTCGCACATTAGAAACGCAGTTAGGGCGCAAGCCTTCCAGCAGCGAAGCCATAAAATTGCTAAAAGGCTACCGGGGCGTTAAGGCGCAACGGCGCGGCGGTGGCGAATTGAGCAGTCACAATTCAAAGCTTGTGCAGAAAGAGCAGCCTAAACAGAACGAGCAACCCATTTTGCCCGGTCTGAGCGAAGAACCAGAGAACGAACCGAAACCCTCTATAAAACTGGCGGATCTTGAAATCATCCGTCGGTGGGGAGGCAATGGAAAAGAAAAGCCGTTAAGCCGCGAAGAATTGATAACGCTATTGCGACAGGATTTAGAGCGGTTGGAAAGCGGCGACTGA
- a CDS encoding ExeA family protein, with protein sequence MTQLSRFSLTQRMEPLDRVGKEFFHWGLTENPFPITGTSLRFFMQKGQYLQAINAVSVVLRERQGLAAVYGEVGAGKSTTAKFLYDRIAITEGYKVAYVGNPSGTPSQVFSTIVREFGLDPVSNQVSRMQDQLQAFILEETQLKLNNIVLLIDEAQSLRKEALEYIRHLGNFERGEEKLLQVVLFGQTELIDIIKRRGNLWQRVVTHSYLNKLGASEVMDLVNFRLQVVGGNVNVIFDEGALEAFVRYSDGIPRNICKIGFHALVLGAQKDESKISEHTIIQAVKLAGLD encoded by the coding sequence ATGACCCAGCTTAGCAGGTTTTCACTAACCCAACGTATGGAGCCACTCGACCGGGTGGGGAAAGAATTTTTCCATTGGGGCTTGACTGAAAACCCCTTCCCTATTACCGGCACTAGCCTGCGCTTCTTTATGCAGAAGGGGCAATACCTGCAAGCGATTAACGCCGTCTCGGTAGTACTGAGAGAACGACAGGGTCTTGCAGCGGTGTATGGTGAAGTCGGCGCGGGCAAAAGCACCACCGCCAAGTTTCTGTACGACCGCATCGCTATAACCGAAGGCTACAAGGTTGCATATGTAGGTAATCCCAGCGGCACACCGAGTCAGGTTTTCTCCACCATTGTACGCGAGTTCGGGCTAGACCCGGTCAGCAATCAGGTGAGCCGTATGCAGGATCAGTTGCAGGCGTTCATTCTGGAAGAAACCCAGCTAAAGCTTAACAACATTGTACTACTAATAGATGAAGCACAAAGCTTGCGAAAAGAAGCTCTGGAATACATACGTCACCTCGGCAATTTTGAGCGGGGCGAAGAAAAGTTACTACAGGTTGTCTTGTTCGGTCAAACCGAGTTGATTGACATAATCAAACGACGTGGAAACCTCTGGCAGCGCGTTGTGACTCACAGTTATCTTAATAAGCTTGGTGCGTCCGAAGTTATGGATTTGGTAAATTTCCGGCTTCAGGTAGTGGGTGGCAACGTAAATGTCATTTTCGATGAAGGCGCGCTGGAGGCTTTCGTGCGCTATAGCGATGGGATACCGCGTAACATTTGCAAAATCGGTTTCCACGCATTAGTGCTAGGCGCGCAAAAAGACGAAAGCAAAATCAGCGAACATACTATTATACAGGCGGTAAAACTGGCTGGTTTAGATTAA
- a CDS encoding ParA family protein, producing MPAREAMNRCIASANQKGGVGKTTTLVNLAAEMASRDFKVLIIDTDPQEASASLRLLGSRKYNRTLVDVLQDEAKPEDTIIPVTKNLDLLPSDARLSVWELNALNEMGREFLFRRALSDFVKTYDYTFIDCPPTLGLIVTNSLMLAREIIVPVSPQELSVVGLTQFSNTVQAIRTTLNHENLRVLGYLLNNVPARGNVYTAVKNAVRKQLGTLVFKTEIPSSSVIPQAELMHQPLLAHDPRHKITELYSALAEEVIARGKR from the coding sequence GTGCCAGCACGCGAAGCAATGAACAGATGTATAGCCAGCGCGAACCAGAAGGGTGGTGTAGGAAAAACCACTACATTGGTAAACCTTGCGGCTGAAATGGCGAGTCGTGATTTTAAGGTACTGATTATAGACACCGATCCGCAGGAAGCCAGCGCCAGTTTGCGCTTGTTGGGATCGCGGAAATACAACCGTACTTTGGTAGATGTGTTGCAAGACGAGGCAAAACCGGAGGATACTATTATCCCGGTGACGAAAAATCTTGACTTGCTACCAAGCGATGCACGCCTGTCGGTGTGGGAACTGAATGCGCTGAACGAAATGGGACGCGAGTTTCTCTTTCGCCGCGCTCTTTCCGATTTCGTAAAGACTTACGATTATACTTTTATCGATTGTCCGCCTACGCTTGGCTTGATTGTTACAAATTCTCTGATGCTGGCGCGAGAAATTATCGTGCCGGTCAGTCCACAGGAACTGAGCGTGGTGGGTCTAACCCAATTCTCAAATACAGTGCAAGCTATTCGCACTACGCTGAACCATGAAAACTTGCGTGTGCTTGGCTATCTGCTCAATAATGTACCTGCACGTGGCAACGTTTATACTGCTGTAAAGAATGCCGTTCGCAAACAGCTTGGCACATTGGTTTTCAAAACCGAAATACCGAGCAGTAGTGTTATCCCACAGGCGGAACTAATGCATCAACCGCTCTTGGCGCACGACCCGCGTCACAAAATAACCGAGCTATATTCCGCACTGGCGGAGGAGGTGATTGCGCGTGGCAAGCGCTAA
- a CDS encoding ParB/RepB/Spo0J family partition protein, whose protein sequence is MASAKKPRFNVDSLTTIMSGVAAEESLPDVRTLDLEFLFIGDQPRQLLGLVDEFENEQARADWILPVHQFLDHLKASAQQDEKSVAATSLIDLENMAQSIREHGVLQPVLVRYQESEDRYILTDGHRRALASVLAGNTRIEAKIKRVWTSHEILSEQLIANLQRKDLTALELARAISQLRELYAGQLKETEPNIHPNQLAARVWDRLEASLGIGRRQLQRLMQVNEFLKALDPELADLASDLKERQFRPLFRLSTETQPLALTLVALNKEKSLQDIEHLVERSLSGANILKIAREMGWSLPTSPTPTPPPKSSIPDIALDAEEEEEEELKAVNVKNVLSALKRMPRQSEALLRRLEEELAIAPENERKKRLYRIEEIEQEAFKLSRRLAEIRKKYINPL, encoded by the coding sequence GTGGCAAGCGCTAAAAAACCCCGCTTTAATGTCGATAGCCTGACCACTATTATGTCAGGCGTGGCTGCTGAGGAGAGTTTGCCCGATGTGCGGACGCTCGACCTTGAGTTCCTATTTATAGGAGACCAACCACGCCAATTGCTCGGGCTGGTAGATGAGTTTGAGAACGAGCAGGCGCGGGCGGACTGGATTCTTCCGGTTCATCAATTCCTCGACCATCTTAAAGCCAGCGCGCAGCAGGATGAAAAATCTGTAGCAGCAACCAGCCTCATTGACCTTGAGAATATGGCGCAGAGTATTCGTGAGCATGGCGTGTTGCAGCCCGTCTTGGTGCGTTATCAGGAAAGCGAAGATCGCTATATTCTCACCGACGGTCATCGTCGCGCTCTTGCCTCGGTGCTTGCTGGAAATACCCGGATTGAAGCGAAAATCAAACGTGTTTGGACTTCACACGAAATTCTTTCTGAGCAACTAATCGCCAATCTGCAACGAAAAGATTTGACCGCTCTTGAACTGGCGCGGGCGATTTCACAACTTCGAGAGCTATATGCCGGTCAACTAAAAGAAACCGAACCAAACATTCATCCCAACCAACTTGCTGCTAGAGTGTGGGACAGGTTGGAGGCAAGTTTGGGTATCGGGCGTAGGCAGCTGCAACGCTTGATGCAGGTTAACGAATTCCTTAAAGCGTTAGACCCAGAACTGGCAGACCTTGCCTCGGATTTGAAGGAAAGGCAATTCCGCCCGCTCTTTCGCTTATCTACCGAGACGCAACCGCTGGCTCTTACGCTAGTTGCCCTAAATAAAGAGAAATCTTTGCAGGATATTGAACATTTGGTTGAGCGCAGTCTAAGTGGCGCGAACATCTTGAAAATAGCCAGAGAAATGGGTTGGTCGTTACCCACCTCTCCAACTCCGACACCCCCTCCCAAATCTTCAATTCCCGACATCGCGCTTGATGCAGAGGAAGAAGAAGAAGAAGAGTTGAAAGCGGTAAATGTTAAGAATGTGCTTTCGGCTCTGAAGCGCATGCCGCGCCAATCTGAAGCTCTCTTGCGCCGTCTCGAAGAAGAGCTTGCGATTGCCCCTGAGAATGAAAGAAAGAAACGGCTCTATCGCATCGAGGAAATCGAGCAGGAAGCCTTTAAGCTCAGTCGCAGGCTTGCCGAAATCCGCAAAAAATATATTAATCCCCTCTAA
- a CDS encoding tetratricopeptide repeat protein gives MNDYKEWLESGRKSLESGRIGEARRLFTGAVQANPSGEEGWVYLAATLPPRQAYQALQRVLEINPTNPQALRGIETLKIQLESKPADPVDSLFNELEEGDSKSKKRAIRLASDTDLSFGVQESEDMRKLLTQPYLDEKLQPRKRRPSATVLAGVLLLVLVAVMAIIYMANSGKSGVVGAVRTDTTTNSETTTTIRTTALAVAETTDTRVVTTIPPTPAPTVSPFLNLKLVQNERAQLNGVNLTFSSYDNRSTNFSLEGAGTPSPGKHFEGVWLLLENTYNQPLATNLELYQGIDSRNRFLTPVQNGRVPALDLKRLLPGESRFCWLTFEMEDGTSLRRVVYTPQGSPDEGNSVEVSLFLPAATPAPSIKPTNTALPKPTATSSPVATNTPQPPTFTPVLAATETVVIALSTPTPAATATLPASPTATTLPATPTPIALPSPTPLTGVAFNQRYLLGNFALTVTQYQAAISAKPSIIPTGYHYESVKITLENTGSGDVSDFVKSYPFYLRDSSGRVYTSGPYTLEAKDRFDPFQFETATKGAGKDKVSGVLYYLVSDSAKSLPRALIFYASNDKPELVAEFALK, from the coding sequence ATGAACGACTATAAAGAGTGGCTCGAAAGTGGTAGGAAATCGCTCGAATCAGGGCGTATCGGTGAAGCGCGGCGTTTGTTCACCGGGGCAGTGCAGGCAAACCCATCCGGCGAAGAAGGCTGGGTTTATTTAGCTGCCACTTTGCCCCCGCGTCAGGCATATCAGGCGCTACAACGAGTGCTGGAAATCAATCCTACTAACCCGCAAGCATTGCGCGGTATTGAAACCCTGAAAATTCAGCTAGAAAGTAAACCTGCCGACCCGGTTGATTCACTTTTCAACGAGTTGGAAGAAGGTGATAGCAAATCGAAAAAGCGGGCGATCAGGCTTGCTTCCGATACCGATTTATCATTCGGAGTGCAAGAATCAGAAGATATGCGAAAGCTTCTGACTCAGCCTTACCTTGACGAAAAACTCCAGCCTCGCAAGCGCAGACCGAGCGCTACGGTTTTGGCAGGGGTGTTGTTACTTGTTTTGGTAGCGGTAATGGCAATCATTTATATGGCTAACAGCGGCAAATCGGGAGTAGTTGGCGCGGTACGTACCGATACAACTACTAACAGCGAAACGACAACGACGATACGTACCACTGCCCTTGCAGTCGCCGAAACTACCGACACGCGCGTCGTTACCACTATTCCGCCTACTCCTGCCCCCACCGTATCGCCCTTCCTTAACCTCAAGTTGGTACAAAATGAGCGCGCTCAACTCAATGGGGTCAATCTAACCTTCTCCAGCTATGACAACCGCTCCACCAATTTCTCATTGGAAGGCGCGGGTACACCCTCACCCGGTAAACATTTTGAAGGAGTCTGGTTGTTGTTGGAGAATACCTATAACCAACCGTTGGCAACCAATCTTGAACTTTATCAAGGCATCGATAGCCGTAACCGCTTTCTTACTCCGGTTCAAAATGGGCGCGTCCCCGCGCTAGATTTAAAACGGCTGCTACCCGGTGAAAGCCGCTTTTGCTGGCTAACCTTTGAGATGGAAGACGGCACTAGCTTACGCCGGGTAGTTTATACCCCACAAGGTTCGCCGGACGAGGGCAATTCGGTTGAGGTAAGTTTATTCTTACCAGCTGCAACACCTGCGCCAAGCATCAAGCCAACTAATACTGCTCTGCCAAAACCCACCGCTACGTCATCACCTGTCGCAACTAATACACCGCAACCGCCAACCTTTACTCCGGTGTTGGCAGCTACGGAAACGGTGGTGATAGCATTGAGCACGCCTACACCCGCAGCAACGGCAACCCTTCCTGCCTCACCCACCGCTACCACACTCCCTGCAACCCCTACACCTATTGCGTTGCCTTCTCCTACTCCGCTTACCGGAGTAGCATTTAATCAACGTTATTTGCTAGGCAATTTTGCTCTGACAGTAACCCAATACCAAGCAGCTATCAGCGCAAAGCCCAGCATAATACCCACAGGTTATCATTATGAGTCGGTCAAAATTACGCTGGAGAATACGGGGAGTGGCGATGTGAGCGATTTTGTAAAAAGCTACCCGTTTTACTTGCGGGATAGCAGCGGGCGTGTTTATACTTCAGGACCATACACACTGGAAGCCAAAGATCGCTTCGATCCGTTCCAGTTTGAAACCGCCACCAAAGGCGCAGGCAAGGATAAGGTCAGCGGAGTTTTGTATTATCTGGTGAGCGATTCCGCAAAGAGCCTGCCACGCGCCCTGATTTTTTACGCTTCCAACGACAAGCCTGAGCTTGTCGCCGAGTTCGCGCTCAAGTAA
- a CDS encoding diguanylate cyclase: protein MQGKEKGTDNRYHTFLLATQQLAGLFPRFEEKGNIVKVAIKIIAKALDVESAIIFNISADEKTLVPLFPELISSNNLDLASFGGNVSTDDSNSTMVRAFISRQVVSSRQNIPPILSEMAVPLIFQEELKGVLVVINSKTGDFDEVDKEGAVTLTTQLSALLKLVDNGLNVKENKGANLEFPVENNLILNQIRRLESLQGIIDAISELSNIEEIYRRTLLETVNYIKFDIGAIHTLDPISGVLKLVSYFEPDDVEGVRVVDSNEYRQNFNSDRTSLSGIPFELCNSFQAYEQDKAEYINEAVCPVVQNAGNFKSSICQVIKAQDIIYGVLHLGCLDSAVFSETDYMLANGICKQVGVAVERASIFEDIKQLARTDSLTGLYNKLEFWERIDKEMRRAERHRRPLSLVMIDLDRLKWFNDVFGHTKGDILLSKMGQLIRHNCRAGDTPFRYGGDEMCILLADTGSEEAGIMAERLRISAREIKLPLEADEVIIGANAMVTMSIGISSFPTDAQSAELLFEYADAAMYRAKDTGKDRVCLFDPNVDLSKQTYRYRAARLAAETDKRLEIPKSSNNPQNTANGSKTPDKTRDINVVGMEEIDLDK, encoded by the coding sequence ATGCAAGGAAAAGAAAAAGGAACGGACAACCGTTATCATACATTCCTTCTAGCTACCCAACAGCTTGCGGGTTTATTCCCACGCTTCGAAGAAAAAGGCAATATAGTTAAAGTTGCCATTAAAATTATTGCTAAAGCGCTAGATGTTGAAAGTGCGATAATTTTTAATATTTCTGCCGATGAGAAAACGCTTGTGCCACTTTTTCCTGAGTTAATTTCGAGTAATAATCTAGATTTAGCCAGCTTTGGAGGCAATGTCAGTACGGACGATAGCAATTCTACGATGGTACGCGCTTTTATCAGCAGGCAAGTGGTTTCTTCCCGTCAAAATATTCCACCGATATTATCCGAAATGGCAGTTCCTCTAATATTTCAGGAGGAACTCAAAGGCGTGCTGGTCGTGATAAACAGCAAAACCGGGGATTTCGATGAAGTGGATAAAGAAGGGGCGGTAACGTTAACCACGCAATTATCCGCACTGCTTAAGCTAGTAGATAATGGCTTGAATGTTAAAGAAAATAAAGGGGCTAACCTTGAGTTTCCAGTAGAAAATAACTTGATATTAAACCAAATCAGGCGCTTGGAAAGCCTACAGGGCATTATTGATGCAATCAGCGAATTGAGCAACATTGAAGAGATATACCGACGAACGCTGCTGGAAACGGTCAACTATATAAAATTTGATATTGGCGCTATCCACACATTAGACCCTATATCAGGGGTTCTTAAATTGGTCAGCTACTTTGAACCCGATGATGTAGAGGGCGTACGTGTGGTTGACTCCAACGAATATCGGCAAAATTTTAACAGTGATCGCACAAGCCTTTCTGGTATTCCTTTTGAACTATGTAACTCTTTTCAAGCATATGAGCAGGATAAAGCCGAATATATTAATGAGGCGGTGTGCCCGGTAGTTCAAAATGCAGGAAACTTCAAATCATCGATCTGCCAAGTTATCAAAGCGCAAGACATTATTTACGGGGTTTTGCATTTAGGCTGTTTAGATTCCGCTGTTTTTTCAGAAACAGATTATATGCTCGCAAATGGGATATGTAAGCAAGTCGGGGTTGCGGTGGAACGTGCCTCTATTTTTGAGGACATCAAGCAATTGGCACGTACCGACTCGTTAACCGGGCTATACAACAAACTGGAGTTCTGGGAGCGAATCGACAAAGAGATGCGGCGCGCTGAACGGCATCGTCGCCCCCTTAGCCTCGTCATGATTGACCTTGATCGTTTGAAATGGTTTAACGATGTTTTTGGTCACACCAAAGGCGACATCCTTCTTTCAAAAATGGGGCAGCTAATTCGTCATAACTGCCGGGCTGGAGACACTCCTTTTCGCTATGGCGGAGATGAAATGTGTATTCTTCTGGCAGATACCGGTTCCGAGGAAGCGGGCATAATGGCGGAACGGCTCAGAATCTCCGCGCGTGAAATAAAATTGCCGCTCGAAGCGGATGAGGTTATCATTGGGGCGAATGCGATGGTAACAATGAGCATCGGGATTTCTAGCTTTCCTACTGATGCACAAAGCGCGGAATTATTATTTGAATATGCCGATGCAGCAATGTACCGCGCGAAAGATACAGGCAAAGATCGGGTTTGTCTATTTGATCCCAACGTAGATTTAAGCAAGCAAACCTATCGCTACCGAGCAGCGCGACTGGCTGCCGAAACCGACAAACGGTTGGAAATTCCAAAATCCTCTAATAATCCTCAAAACACAGCTAACGGTTCCAAAACTCCTGATAAAACGAGAGACATCAATGTAGTCGGAATGGAAGAAATTGACCTGGATAAATAA
- a CDS encoding MDR family MFS transporter, with translation MKNIAYKWQVAISVIFGSFMVIMDATVVNVALPKLQTAFNTGSISDVQWIISAYTLALGIITPLSGFLADRFGIKKIYLASLAAFTLGSLLCAIAPSLPILITARVLQGIGGGSVIPLGTAMLFGAFPVKERGAAFGVFGISLVMAPALGPIISGLFVEYLDWRFIFLINIPIGVLGVYMGSRLLKEQKGEGKQRFDWGGIVTSVIAFGFLLYGFSNAEKDGWGSASVLVSLIIGSIALVAFVIIELRRNDGLVDLRLFRKPLFIVGNVVGWVSVIALFGAEFLLPLYLQNIRGLTALDTGLMLLPLALTAGIVVPFAGRFSDKIGARPLAVIGFGLLLINTWQLSNLTMDTSLLFIGFLLALRGAALGMVVQITQQVALRDIAPRALPRASSLVNSSRLIFQSFGVAVLATILTMTTGPRPNFTAGVRPDPIALEAYRQSFLQGLENAYQATFWVGLVAVTLAFFLPGWPFKKASVTQTPAEAPVFVPNITERAA, from the coding sequence ATGAAAAATATAGCTTATAAGTGGCAAGTTGCCATCTCTGTAATATTCGGTAGTTTTATGGTAATTATGGATGCTACAGTGGTAAATGTAGCGCTTCCAAAATTACAGACAGCCTTTAATACCGGCAGCATTTCAGATGTACAGTGGATCATCAGCGCTTATACGCTGGCGTTAGGCATTATCACACCTCTTTCCGGTTTTCTTGCAGATCGCTTCGGTATTAAGAAAATTTACCTTGCCAGTCTTGCAGCCTTTACACTTGGCTCGCTGCTCTGCGCAATTGCGCCTAGCTTGCCAATTCTGATTACAGCACGGGTGCTACAGGGCATCGGCGGTGGTTCGGTCATTCCGCTTGGTACGGCAATGCTGTTCGGCGCTTTCCCCGTAAAAGAGCGGGGCGCGGCTTTCGGAGTATTCGGCATATCGCTGGTAATGGCTCCCGCGCTTGGTCCAATCATCAGTGGTCTGTTTGTAGAATATCTTGATTGGCGTTTTATCTTCCTAATCAATATTCCAATCGGTGTACTTGGGGTTTACATGGGCAGCCGCTTGCTTAAAGAGCAAAAGGGCGAAGGAAAGCAACGCTTCGATTGGGGTGGTATCGTGACATCCGTAATTGCCTTCGGGTTTTTGCTATATGGTTTCTCGAACGCCGAAAAAGACGGTTGGGGTTCGGCTTCGGTGCTGGTCTCGCTTATCATCGGCAGTATAGCGCTAGTAGCCTTCGTTATCATCGAGTTGCGCCGAAACGATGGTCTGGTAGATTTGCGCTTGTTCCGCAAACCGCTTTTCATTGTCGGTAACGTGGTTGGGTGGGTTTCGGTAATTGCACTATTCGGGGCAGAATTCCTATTGCCACTGTACTTACAAAACATACGCGGTTTGACAGCACTAGACACAGGCTTAATGTTGTTGCCACTGGCATTGACTGCTGGAATCGTCGTACCTTTCGCCGGACGTTTCAGCGACAAAATCGGAGCACGCCCGTTGGCAGTAATCGGCTTCGGACTGTTGCTGATCAATACGTGGCAGTTGAGCAACCTGACAATGGATACAAGTCTGCTGTTTATCGGCTTCCTACTGGCGTTACGTGGTGCCGCGCTTGGTATGGTAGTACAGATCACTCAGCAAGTTGCATTGCGCGATATTGCACCCCGTGCATTGCCCCGCGCCAGTTCGCTGGTAAATAGTAGCCGCTTGATCTTCCAGTCGTTTGGGGTGGCGGTATTGGCTACTATCTTGACCATGACCACCGGTCCTCGCCCAAATTTCACAGCCGGTGTAAGACCTGACCCAATAGCGCTGGAAGCTTACCGCCAGAGTTTTCTACAGGGATTGGAAAATGCGTATCAGGCTACTTTCTGGGTTGGTCTGGTTGCGGTAACACTCGCGTTCTTCTTACCGGGTTGGCCCTTTAAAAAAGCAAGCGTTACGCAAACTCCGGCAGAAGCGCCTGTTTTTGTCCCAAATATAACCGAACGCGCTGCATAG
- a CDS encoding response regulator — protein MTRNEIGEILGMASILLADKDFSRYLAVKRTLAETAPEADVLFAHSGSFALKMLHEVALDMVVLDLALPDISGMELCGKIKNSAKFQHIKIVAHANDRAYAMVGAAFKAGADYYLPRDGDDNQKLTELIANVWRLQPDYNITTRRPSTDRIMLVSQ, from the coding sequence ATGACTCGTAACGAGATCGGAGAAATACTGGGTATGGCTTCAATACTTTTAGCGGATAAGGATTTCAGCCGCTATCTTGCAGTTAAGCGTACACTTGCGGAAACTGCCCCTGAAGCAGATGTTCTATTCGCCCATAGTGGCAGCTTTGCGCTTAAAATGCTGCATGAAGTAGCGCTGGATATGGTAGTGCTGGACTTAGCTCTACCAGACATTAGTGGGATGGAGCTTTGCGGGAAAATAAAAAATAGCGCGAAGTTTCAGCATATCAAAATAGTAGCACATGCTAACGACAGGGCTTATGCGATGGTAGGTGCTGCTTTCAAAGCTGGCGCGGATTATTATCTGCCCAGAGATGGTGACGACAACCAAAAGCTTACCGAACTGATCGCAAATGTCTGGCGGTTACAACCTGATTACAACATTACTACCCGCCGTCCTTCTACAGACCGCATTATGCTCGTTTCACAATAA